The sequence GAAGGTGCAATTAATGGATGAAAAGTGTTCCAGCAAACAAATTCGATGTGAGCAAAGACAAGTGGACCGTGAGGGCACCTGTCGAAAACCGGAAACCAAAAATAACAATCTCCGTATAACACAAAGTAACAAATCCTTAAAAAACCTAAAGGCTAGAGGCAATAACCCAAGTCCTAATCCTAGAGTAATGAATCACATTCTCTAAACTTTAAAATGATTACTATAACTAAACGATCATTGGGAAATGACTTTTAAGTTTTAAATACAATGGAAGAGCGCAAAACACATGAAAACAAAATATCACACcacaattaaaaaatagaacaaaACGAAGCGCACCGTTAAATTTGGAGAAGTGGAATAGCTTTCTTGGAGTAGAAAGACAAAAcgctaaaaaataaaattagaaagtaaaaataaatgttGGAGATCATAAGAATGCAAAATATCCAACAGAAAAGGTGAGCAAGTCACCTAATAGGAAATTAGGAATAAACTATAGTACTCCTTTTTTAATGATTGAAGcatctttttttcttcattaGGGAATATCACTTCATTTACAATCACCAATCCTGCAACGAAGGTATTTCCAAATTAAAAGTAGTTTTGCTTCAACTTTCTAAAGTTACGACCTTGTAGTTCATTTCCAACGTCACTTATAGAGTTCTAGTAGCTATGCTATTTACTTAAACCCAATTTCAGTTACCAATATTGAATTTGATGATTATCCAGGTGGAGAGATCAATTATTTGTTCAATTATTGTCAAATTATTTCAGTCTCAGAAAATGTGAGTCTACATTATTGAGTTGGGCTACATGATAGTATACCTAAGATTCTCCAGAGCTATAGTTCTATATTTATGATGGTGTGTTACTATATGATCTATTGGCATAATTTGTTGGTGTGTTTGAAAAATTGATGTTCCATAAGCAAGCTCAAGTTGTTTATACATTTTAACATGGACCATaaaaactaatactccctccgtccacgaaatgagtacccatttgtggacggcacgagttttaagaaatgtatggagtgtagtgtgaatagtttaagggtcccacttttttagtgtattaattaaagagatgtgtggggtacacttgccaaaaagggaaatgggtactcattttgtggacggacgaaaaaggaaatatgggtactcatttcgtggacggagggagtactacattTTAATTTATCGTGATTTCAACGCGTAAGAGAGAAAATGCATGTTATGGAGACTTACTCAAGTGCAAGATAATGCTCACTACGCCCGTGGAGATGTAACTCTTGAAGAAGTGAATGTCGGTGAAAGAGCACGTGTCTGagaataatttagaaaaaagaaTCACATGAATATTTAAATTACACACGTGAAAAGATCAAACAAATCATATTAATACTActacattttatacaaaaattattacatgaaaaattaagaatatcaaagttttttaaaatcctacttattcataattaaaaattaagaatgaacaaataaactaaaatcCTATTGACTATACATAATTATATCAAGCATCCCTATTTTGGAAGCACCCGATTATATTTTTGTCTAGTACTTCCAATATACCTCCGGAAATTACTTCAATCAGTAAACATCAGTAAACATTGTAAAAGTAATAAATCaaacaataattaaatcaattatattcaattaattaatcaaaataagtTTAAGTTAAAACTCTAGGCCCATTCCTTAATCCTTATCATCAAATCCAACAATATTTCATTATCATCATCTGTACTCATGATCCATTCCAAACATACACTATTTAAAATCCCCACAATATAGTGCCCCTGTTCCACGGTGCTCTCTCATTCTCGGTTGCACCCATAGTCTCCTCTCTTTGTGTACCCtgtcaactctctctctctcagcttCATCTGTCTCTGCACGTCACATTTGCAACAGAGAGTGAATCTCATCCCCAACTATCAAATCCCAAATCCCCTTCTTCTAATTTCCGGCGAATAACCAGAACGGTTTGTTCTCTCCATCAATCAGCCGTCCACCTATATCTCACCGCCGTTCCCTATCGTCGACCCACTCTCCTCAACTCGGCCCGACAATCAGCAGCTAAGAAAACTGTGCGGATGCCGCCGCCGACCTGCACTCTCAACACAGACAACAACACAAGAAATTGAGCCACAACTCAGCCAATGTTGGTCGCGTTCCCAATCGTCAGCACACCTAAGCTGCTGCCGATGCCAACCCAGCCCCAAGACGATGCCAACCCAGCCCCAAGACAATAGTTCTATTATGTTGTGGTGTGCTCAGTTTTGTGAAAAAATTGTAGGGTTCATCAGAAAATTTAATGATAAAACCCAGGTTTACGAAATCAAAGCTCACTCCTTGTTTTGTAGGTGTAATGGATTTCTCTAGTGTGATTTTTGGTTGAATTTTGATCAGACTTTGCACTTTCACCGTTGAATTTTGGGGAGATTCTTACGGCAGaactcattttctttcttttcgttGCCGAAACTGTATCACAGATAAACATAGAATGAAAAGGTAAAAgtgaaaaacaaaaatttgtGAATCAAATAAGATAAAGCAAAGTTAAATATTGGAAAAAGGTCACAAATGGAACGAAAATTACGGAAATGCCATGGGCACTATTTTTTCTACAGTACTATTCCTCCCAATAGTACCCCACTCCTCTCTTATTAagattgttatatatatatatatatatatataaggggagcggttattcaataaactacccttattttaagaattatgaACCAGCAaacatgtatgaattttatgtataacacgtatgaattcacggTATGAATTGCGGAACATATAGATGAACATtaatttttatacgaacatatcaacgaacattagtatttTTACGAACATACATACATAAGTTTTTTTCCGAACATATAGATGAACATtagtttttatacgaacatatcgacgaacattaataTTGAAAAcgtaaaatacataaattcaTATTCTgaacattaaataaaaacttTGGTGCAGTGCATCATTTTTGGGGGATGAAGATATGATTAGCCGTGTAGAGCATTATTCACGTATCTAACGTATCTCCAATAAAATgttccataaataaaagatatgaTTAGTTGTATTTATAGAAATAAACGGATATACTTATGGTGTAATTGACAAAACTAATctttattatataaatcaaacgaataattattattttcttccTACATAGCCTACTACTTCATACTATTCTGATAGAT comes from Salvia miltiorrhiza cultivar Shanhuang (shh) chromosome 3, IMPLAD_Smil_shh, whole genome shotgun sequence and encodes:
- the LOC131017261 gene encoding uncharacterized protein LOC131017261, whose product is MFICDTVSATKRKKMSSAVRISPKFNGESAKSDQNSTKNHTREIHYTYKTRRHVLFHRHSLLQELHLHGRSEHYLALECPHGPLVFAHIEFVCWNTFHPLIAPSISCYGEKKVCAFKEGY